A stretch of Rhododendron vialii isolate Sample 1 chromosome 4a, ASM3025357v1 DNA encodes these proteins:
- the LOC131323741 gene encoding uncharacterized protein LOC131323741: MASKENLYMKKCAHSPLCPICENEIESIEHILFKCPWTKAVWFGCGLTFWINEQSTVTMDKWVEDILCGSMANEAGTEVVGLVFQVCWSIRKAHNDCVFNGNLPNPDRTIAMVNLANIDYLQAMYKRSGRIIASSALFTEAWALRIACGVATAMGIMDAIFESDCKELINCFLKEGHHCQWEISSLVADVKCWAKGRNWKFSWVYREQNRVGHRLASSSFDRNSGIYPGCILHGIEDLIAREKPS; encoded by the exons ATGGCATCTAAGGAAAATCTCTACATGAAGAAATGTGCTCACTCTCCACTTTGTCCGATCTGTGAGAATGAAATCGAATCCATTGAGCATATTCTGTTCAAATGTCCATGGACTAAAGCTGTTTGGTTTGGGTGTGGCCTAACTTTCTGGATTAACGAGCAATCGACAGTAACGATGGATAAATGGGTGGAAGATATTCTATGTGGTAGCATGGCTAATGAAGCCGGAACTGAGGTGGTAGGTCTGGTGTTTCAAGTATGCTGGTCCATACGGAAGGCGCATAATGACTGTGTTTTCAATGGTAACCTTCCTAATCCTGATAGAACAATTGCCATGGTAAACCTTGCAAACATAGATTACCTCCAGGCCATGTACAAG AGATCTGGACGAATCATTGCCTCCTCGGCACTCTTTACAGAAGCTTGGGCCCTTCGTATAGCGTGTGGGGTTGCTACTGCTATGGGCATTATGGATGCAATTTTTGAATCTGATTGCAAGGAGCTGATCAACTGTTTTTTGAAGGAAGGCCACCACTGCCAATGGGAAATCTCTTCTCTGGTTGCTGATGTCAAATGTTGGGCTAAAGGGAGAAACTGGAAGTTCTCATGGGTCTACAGGGAACAAAATCGTGTAGGTCACAGGCTTGCTTCTTCAAGTTTTGATAGGAATTCTGGTATTTATCCAGGTTGTATCCTGCATGGGATTGAGGATCTCATTGCTAGAGAAAAACCctcttag